A part of Perca fluviatilis chromosome 15, GENO_Pfluv_1.0, whole genome shotgun sequence genomic DNA contains:
- the LOC120574944 gene encoding 26S proteasome non-ATPase regulatory subunit 11A, whose product MAAAAVAEFQRAQSLLGTDRNASIDILHSIVKRDIQESDEEAVRVKEQSILELGGLLAKTGQAAELGGLLKYVRPFLNSISKAKAARLVRSLLDMFLDMEAATGQEVELCLECIEWAKAEKRTFLRQALEARLISLYFDTKCYQEALQLGTQLLHELKKMDDKALLVEVQLLESKTYHGLSNLAKARAALTSARTTANAIYCPPKLQAALDMQSGITHAAEEKDWKTAYSYFYEAFEGYDSIDSPRAITALKYMLLCKIMLNLPEDVQALISGKLALRYAGRQTDSLKCVAQASKNRSLADFEKALTEYKAELRDDPIISTHLTKLYDNLLEQNLIRVIEPFSRVQIAHISSLIKLSKGDVERKLSQMILDEKFHGILDQGEGVLIVFEEPVVDKTYEAALETIQNMSKVVDALYNKAKKLT is encoded by the exons ATGGCAGCCGCGGCAGTGGCTGAGTTTCAGAGAGCACAGTCTCTCCTTGGAACAGACCGGAATGCCTCTATCGATATCTTACATTCTATAG tgaaGCGGGACATCCAGGAGAGCGATGAGGAGGCGGTGCGTGTTAAAGAGCAGAGCATCCTGGAGCTGGGTGGGCTGCTGGCCAAGACGGGACAGGCCGCAG AGCTAGGGGGCCTGCTGAAATACGTACGCCCCTTCCTCAACTCCATCTCCAAGGCCAAGGCAGCCCGGCTGGTCCGCTCCCTGCTGGACATGTTCCTGGATATGGAAGCTGCGACAGGTCAGGAGGTAGAGCTCTGCCTGGAGTGCATAGAGTGGGCCAAGGCTGAGAAGAGAACCTTCCTCAGGCAGGCGCTAGAG GCTCGCCTCATCTCACTGTATTTCGACACAAAATGCTACCAGGAGGCACTACAACTGG GCACCCAGCTGCTGCACGAGCTGAAGAAGATGGACGACAAGGCCCTGCTGGTGGAGGTGCAGCTGCTGGAGAGCAAGACGTACCACGGGCTCAGCAACCTGGCCAAGGCGCGCGCCGCCCTCACCTCTGCCAGGACCACCGCCAACGCCATCTACTGCCCGCCGAAACTACAAGCGGCTCTAGACATGCAGTCAG GAATCACCCACGCAGCAGAGGAGAAAGACTGGAAGACGGCTTACTCCTACTTCTACGAGGCCTTTGAGGGCTACGACTCGATCGACAGCCCCCGGGCCATCACAGCCCTCAAATACATGCTGCTCTGCAAAATCATGCTCAATTT GCCAGAGGACGTCCAGGCCCTCATCAGTGGCAAGCTAGCTCTGCGGTACGCAGGCAGACAG acAGACTCCCTGAAATGTGTGGCACAAGCCAGCAAGAACCGGTCGCTGGCCGACTTTGAAAAg gcactAACAGAGTACAAAGCAGAGCTGAGGGATGACCCCATCATCAGCACCCATCTGACCAAACTGTATGACAACCTGCTGGAGCAGAACCTCATCAGGGTCATCGAACCCTTCTCCAGGGTCCAG ATAGCACACATTTCCTCCCTCATCAAACTATCCAAG GGAGACGTGGAGAGGAAGTTGTCGCAGATGATCCTGGACGAGAAGTTTCACG GTATTTTGGACCAAGGTGAAGGAGTGCTGATTGTCTTCGAGGAGCCGGTGGTGGACAAGACATACGAGGCGGCCCTGGAGACCATTCAGAACATGAGCAAAGTGGTGGACGCACTCTACAACAAAGCCAAGAAGCTAACATAA